A region of Vitis riparia cultivar Riparia Gloire de Montpellier isolate 1030 chromosome 1, EGFV_Vit.rip_1.0, whole genome shotgun sequence DNA encodes the following proteins:
- the LOC117921265 gene encoding GEM-like protein 5, with protein MTGTSEDPQHNQQSPPSPRAKESDSHHQSPSSSSSLHQSSDEDAKKWGTHVMGAPAVPTVHPDNQKAALWRADEHQHTYHQPYVQYSPVEKPSNNPFEPVIHTFNSWSRKAETIGRNIWHNLKMGHSVSETAWGKVNLTAKAITEGGFESLYKQTFATDPNEKLKKTFACYLSTSTGPVAGTLYLSTACVAFCSDRPLSFTAPSGQEAWSYYKVVIPLGNIGTVNPVVMRENSSEKYIQILTIDGHDFWFMGFVNFEKAVHHLLSSTSEFRAHENAVRPVAGASSQ; from the exons ATGACTGGCACATCAGAAGACCCACAGCACAATCAACAGTCTCCTCCATCTCCCAGGGCCAAAGAGTCAGATTCTCATCATCAATCACCATCATCCTCATCTTCTTTGCATCAATCTTCTGATGAGGACGCCAAGAAATGGGGAACCCATGTGATGGGGGCACCAGCAGTGCCCACTGTGCACCCAGACAACCAGAAGGCAGCCCTGTGGAGGGCTGATGAGCACCAGCATACCTACCACCAGCCTTATGTTCAGTACTCCCCTGTTGAGAAGCCCAGCAACAACCCTTTTGAGCCTGTCATTCACACCTTCAATTCATGGAGCAGAAAGGCTGAAACCATTGGCAGAAACATCTGGCACAACT TGAAGATGGGGCACTCGGTGTCGGAAACTGCATGGGGGAAGGTAAATTTGACGGCAAAGGCGATCACAGAAGGTGGGTTTGAGTCTCTCTACAAGCAGACTTTTGCAACAGATCCAAATGAGAAGCTGAAGAAGACTTTTGCCTGTTATCTGTCTACCTCTACCGGCCCTGTTGCCGGTACCCTCTATCTGTCAACTGCTTGTGTGGCTTTCTGCAGTGACCGTCCCTTATCCTTCACCGCTCCATCTGGGCAGGAGGCTTGGAGCTACTACAAG GTTGTGATACCTTTGGGGAACATAGGCACCGTCAACCCAGTGGTTATGCGAGAAAATTCATCTGAAAAATACATCCAGATTCTGACCATTGATGGGCATGACTTCTGGTTCATGGGGTTCGTTAATTTTGAGAAGGCGGTGCATCATCTCTTAAGCAGCACCTCAGAGTTCAGAGCACATGAAAATGCAGTAAGACCAGTAGCTGGCGCATCATCCCAGTAG
- the LOC117911181 gene encoding uncharacterized protein LOC117911181 — translation MERKNRAIPKDSGLTQRLFSWSLEDIYNEDLYKTQVEEIPESFGTVDHYFGSYIYPLLEDIRAEMCSSMEDIHRAPFAEVISFVESKSDRPLFYDVMVDRWRNRFSDRDKEPYKTMPGDILILTEAKPETVSDLQRVGRTWTFALVTKIPKEEDEDEDEDEDEDEDNSTSTYFEVKISKNYEVDDAKQSSMFVVFLINTIANRRIWNVLHLFGNMCIISRVLSSDSLVKENYYQCPVWSDGGYAKKFALSLSSNLNESQNQAVLACLRKIQYNHKPSVELIWGPPGTGKTKTVGVLLYTLLRMNIRTLACAPTNIAITEVVSRVLKLREESFENDLGANSMFCSLGDILLFGNKSRLKAYSDIVEVYLDYRVDRLFECLGPVTGWRHRFNSMIDFLEDCASHYRIFLENESRKEKSCSNKGGSTKEEVFMKNELSSNECESTKKVDISFIEFARDRFRATAGPLRRCVRIFCTHLPKSFILKQNFQNMVYLIQLLDSFESLLSKDDVVPEELERLFSHQEAVRDSYSDSSDLLYVHRGECLSVLKTLRSSLNELNLPSAMNKGLIKQFCFKMASLIFCTASSSYQLYRVNMKPLDLLVIDEAAQLKECESVIPLQLSDIRHAILIGDECQLPAMVRSKVSKEAGFGRSLFERLSSLGHFKHLLNVQYRMHPSISFFPNSKFYFNQILDAPNVKSKSYTKHYLSGPMFGSYSFINVRGKEEHDDVGRSRKNMIEVAIVIKIVGNLYKEWSGSNQKLSIGVISPYAAQVVAVQDNLGEKYENLDNFAVKVKTVDGFQAGEEDIIIMSTVRANSHGSIGFLSNPQRTNVALTRARHCLWILGNERTLAKSESVWEDLVCDAKRRKRFFNADEDKDMAKAILEIKTEFDQLDRLLDGSSILFKNARWKVLFSNNFRKSFVKLRSDRTKKSVMKLLLNLSSGWRPKKLNIDRVCESSSQILKQFKVEGFYIVCSIDIVKNTQVLRVWDILPLEDILKLVKHLDNIFQRYTDDFINRCKEKCLDGNLEVPRTWATSSDIVQFKNFCKEESQGNESADAFDGRSYVENSKVSESLLLMKFYSLSTGMVRHLLSDHDGRELDLPFEVTDQEQDIILYYRSTFILGRSGTGKTTVLTMKLFQKEQQHHMAMEGFQEDKGNASTNATYRNEVGTSVGKTQVAVLRQLFVTVSPKLCHAVKQHVSHLKSFAHGKKFSAESNSNNIDYVDDAELFNDIQDSLIDIPPKSYPLVVTFHKFLMMLDGTLGNSYFERFRDVWEFYRGKRSLSSIGMQTFIRTKEVTYDRFSSSYWPHFNSLLTKKLDSSRVFTEIISHIKGGLKGGRVSYSMLSREDYVLLSEARVSTLSGPKREIIYDIFQDYEQMKMEKGEFDLADLVIDLHCRLRHERYMGDVMDFVYIDEVQDLTMRQIALFKYICRNVNEGFVFSGDTAQTIARGIDFRFQDIRSLFYNEFVMESSDGRKEKGQVSEIFHLSQNFRTHAGVLKLSQSVIELLYRFFPQSVDILSPETSLIYGEAPVLLKPGKDENAIITMFGNSQNVGGNRFGFGAEQVILVRDDCARKEISGYIGKQALVLTILECKGLEFQDVLLYNFFGSSPLKNHWRVIYEYMKEQDLLDSTAPSPSFSQAKHNLLCSELKQLYVAITRTRQRLWICENTDELSKPMFDYWKKLCCVQVTQLDESLANAMRVASTPDEWKAMGMKLLREHHYEMATRCFERAEDTYWARLAKAHGLKAAAEQKRDLNPDAAHVDLRKAAEIFEEIGQAHPAAKCYFELNEYERAGRIYLEKCGESDLEKAGECFSLAGLHERAAEVYARGHFVSECLSACTKGKFFDLGLRYIQYWKQHATTSNVMTKRSKETEKIEQKFLESCAHHYQALKDNRTMMEFVKAFHSMESKCKFLTTLDCLDELLRLEEELGNFLEAANIAKLSGEILLEAEMLGKAGNYRDASILFLCYVLSNSLWASGSRGWPLKQFVKKEELLTKARLFAERESKYFYDFVCMEASILSDEQTSLFELNQCLSTSLRHKSVRGEILSARKIIDAHLNSNATKFEWTDEWVYDLKQHSEVRLSQNCISVETLLYSWNVWKENIVNVLEFLGLDETQDVKDYASYGEFCLNYLGVRKQSKNLNLIYALLNPDADWVREVDDRFIRRTGRLVYVDGHQFASAAQSYWSSELFSIGTKVLENLKVLYNQSTGKSLSLFCQSKSLIHMFEVAKFLLKLKFLDRRCHAARTLQKFLNILTEQFCSKVFPLDWKKSSTENMVSLRETELSRILFKKAISTSISMKNELTHGQIGRVASWILGTGKQTTELYEKIAERFAVNPPWKAFINNLSGNKGSGFPQGSVPIHESQKHVSLVSRLDEALRDTYNANWRQSDYISPGYFLYLVDRLLILVTSSQEYCFTTKSSYIEWLIFQEWNSSPNPGFVANQPFPFGETLDYVARITQELLYNKHDTVEWIRKSNINLEEYYPLLLLRLVIIICLLCVNVSVDDGKYVGILFHLFEMSDITSQLPQDFCDVLRRRRKRNQFSIDINVFAKAFRKVDDPLVIVKLQRDSSEVSCPDAIFIDMTLNQSRQDLLRVLFQRSINSSSTKLPSNSSAASNLSSGVGWALKSQNDEVIGGNPENNYEHFWDFLDALDRSPMKNFLPNVPRVKLEVENNIRLITSVLAAFHKNPAEGEDVNLCWELNFMLDELRQLSSTLNARNNSSRIRELVLRLKSRKPRVEPLLNRLFLQKDSTAVSEASSATTIPSGMQNQVDKGKGEAEESEEDDGVNTKTPSNSNNGETESKEGKGKRKAKKGRKGKGGRK, via the exons atgGAGAGGAAGAACAGAGCAATTCCCAAAGACTCTGGGTTGACTCAGCGGCTGTTTTCTTGGTCCCTTGAAGACATTTACAATGAAGATCTTTACAAGACCCAG GTGGAAGAGATCCCAGAGTCCTTTGGAACAGTGGATCATTATTTCGGGTCTTATATTTATCCTTTATTGGAAGACATACGAGCTGAGATGTGTTCAAGTATGGAGGACATTCACAGAGCACCCTTTGCTGAAGTGATCTCATTTGTTGAGAGCAAATCAGATCGAccattattttatgatgttaTGGTTGATCGATGGAGAAATAGATTTAGTGATCGTGACAAGGAGCCTTACAAAACTATGCCTGgggatattttaattttaacagaAGCTAAACCAGAAACAGTTTCTGATTTACAACGGGTGGGAAGGACATGGACTTTTGCATTAGTTACTAAAATCCCAAAGGAggaggatgaggatgaggatgaggatgaggatgaggatgaaGACAATAGTACATCAACTTATTTTGAGGTCAAGATATCAAAAAACTATGAAGTTGATGATGCGAAGCAAAGCTCAATGTTTGttgtcttcttgattaataCAATTGCTAACAGAAGAATATGGAATGTATTGCACTTGTTTGGGAATATGTGCATTATAAGTAGAGTTTTGTCTTCTGATTCTCTG GTCAAGGAAAATTATTATCAGTGTCCTGTATGGAGTGATGGCGGATATGCTAAAAAATTTGCTTTGAGTTTATCATCTAATCTAAATGAATCCCAGAATCAGGCAGTCTTAGCTTGTCTTAGAAAAATTCAGTATAACCACAAACCTTCAGTGGAACTTATATGGGGCCCACCAGGGACGGGTAAAACTAAAACAGTCGGTGTGCTGCTATATACCCTTTTAAGGATGAATATCAGAACACTTGCTTGTGCCCCAACAAATATTGCAATTACAGAAGTTGTGTCTCGTGTCCTCAAGCTGAGGGAAGAGTCATTTGAAAATGACCTTGGAGCAAATAGCATGTTTTGTTCATTAGGAGATATTCTCCTATTCGGGAATAAGTCCCGGCTGAAGGCTTATTCAGACATTGTGGAGGTATATTTGGATTATCGTGTTGATAGGCTTTTTGAGTGCTTGGGGCCAGTTACCGGTTGGAGACATCGTTTCAATTCCATGATAGATTTTCTTGAAGACTGTGCTTCTCACTACCgtattttcttggaaaatgaATCAAGGAAGGAGAAAAGTTGCAGCAATAAAGGTGGAAGTACCAAGGAAGAGgttttcatgaaaaatgaattaagcAGCAATGAATGTGAAAGTACCAAGAAAGTGGATATATCATTTATTGAGTTTGCAAGAGATAGATTCAGGGCTACTGCTGGCCCTCTCAGAAGATGTGTCAGGATTTTTTGCACTCATCTACCTAAAAGTTTCATTCTGAAACAGAATTTCCAGAACATGGTTTACCTCATTCAGTTACTTGATTCATTTGAAAGTTTATTATCCAAAGATGATGTGGTTCCTGAGGAACTAGAGAGGTTGTTTTCACATCAAGAAGCAGTTCGAGATTCTTACTCAGATTCTTCAGACCTTCTGTATGTGCACAGAGGAGAATGCCTTTCGGTTCTAAAAACACTTCGCAGTTCTCTTAATGAACTCAACCTTCCTAGTGCCATGAACAAAGGTTTGATAAAACAATTCTGTTTTAAAATGGCTTCATTAATTTTCTGCACTGCTTCTAGTTCATATCAGCTGTATCGAGTGAATATGAAACCACTGGACTTGTTGGTTATCGATGAGGCTGCACAGTTGAAAGAGTGTGAATCAGTCATACCTCTACAACTCTCGGATATAAGGCATGCTATTCTCATTGGTGATGAGTGTCAATTACCAGCAATGGTCAGGAGCAAG GTTTCTAAAGAAGCTGGATTTGGAAGAAGTTTATTTGAAAGGTTGAGTTCATTAGGTCATTTTAAGCACCTTCTCAATGTGCAGTACAGAATGCATCCATCAATAAGTTTCTTCccgaattcaaaattttatttcaaccaGATCTTGGATGCACCAAATGTTAAAAGTAAAAGCTACACCAAACATTATCTTTCAGGACCCATGTTTGGCTCCTATTCTTTCATAAATGTTCGTGGGAAGGAAGAACATGATGATGTTGGTAGGAGCCGTAAAAATATGATTGAGGTGGCTATTGTGATCAAGATAGTAGGAAATCTATATAAAG AATGGAGTGGCTCAAATCAGAAGCTTAGCATTGGTGTAATATCTCCCTATGCTGCTCAAGTTGTGGCAGTCCAAGATAACCTTGGAGAGAAATATGAGAACCTTGATAACTTTGCAGTGAAGGTCAAGACTGTTGATGGGTTCCAGGCTGGGGAGgaagatataataataatgagtacTGTAAGAGCTAATAGTCATGGATCAATTGGATTCCTTTCCAATCCTCAGAGAACTAATGTTGCTTTGACAAGGGCTAG GCACTGTCTTTGGATTTTGGGGAATGAAAGGACTCTAGCTAAAAGTGAATCCGTTTGGGAAGACTTAGTTTGTGATGCTAAGAGACGTAAGCGTTTCTTCAATGCTGATGAAGATAAGGATATGGCTAAAGCCATATTAGAGATCAAGACGGAGTTTGATCAGCTTGATCGTTTGCTTGATGGGAGTAGTATACTTTTCAAAAATGCTAGGTGGAAG GTTCTCTTCAGTAATAACTTCAGAAAATCATTTGTAAAGCTGAGATCAGACCGGACAAAAAAGTCAGTTATGAAGCTATTACTGAACCTGTCTAGTGGCTGGCGACCTAAGAAGTTGAACATAGACAGAGTTTGTGAAAGCTCTTCCCAGATCTTGAAACAATTCAAGGTTGAAGGATTTTATATCGTTTGCTCGATTGACATAGTTAAGAACACCCAAGTTTTGAGGGTTTGGGATATTTTGCCCCTGGAAGATATTCTAAAATTGGTTAAACATCTTGATAACATATTCCAGAGGTATACTGATGATTTTATCAATCGCTGCAAGGAAAAATGTCTTGATGG GAATTTGGAAGTTCCAAGGACATGGGCAACCTCTTCAGACATTGTCCAGTTTaagaatttttgcaaagaagagTCTCAGGGCAATGAAAGTGCAGATGCTTTTGATGGTAGAAGTTATGTTGAGAATTCGAAGGTGAGTGAAAGTTTATTACTGATGAAGTTCTACTCCTTATCAACGGGCATGGTTAGGCACTTGCTCTCTGACCATGATGGTAGAGAATTGGATCTCCCATTTGAAGTGACAGACCAAGAACAGGATATAATTCTTTACTATAGAAGCACCTTTATTCTTGGACGGTCAGGTACCGGTAAAACAACTGTTTTGACCATGAAACTATTCCAAAAGGAGCAACAGCACCATATGGCAATGGAAGGTTTTCAAGAAGACAAGGGTAATGCATCCACAAATGCTACCTACAGAAATGAGGTTGGGACGAGTGTTGGAAAGACCCAGGTGGCTGTCTTGCGACAGCTTTTTGTGACAGTCAGTCCTAAATTGTGTCATGCTGTCAAACAACATGTCTCTCATCTGAAAAG CTTTGCCCATGGAAAGAAATTTTCAGCAGAAAGCAATTCAAATAATATAGATTATGTTGATGATGCTGAACTATTCAATGATATTCAAGATTCTCTCATTGATATTCCACCCAAATCATACCCTCTAGTTGTGACATTCCATAAGTTCTTGATGATGCTTGATGGAACATTGGGCAATTCATATTTTGAAAGATTCCGTGATGTATGGGAATTTTATCgtggaaaaagaagtttgagTTCAATTGGCATGCAGACTTTTATAAGAACAAAAGAGGTTACGTATGACAGGTTTAGTTCTTCCTATTGGCCCCATTTCAATAGCCTGCTAACTAAGAAGCTAGATTCTTCCAGGGTCTTTACTGAGATAATTTCTCATATAAAAGGTGGCTTGAAAGGAGGGAGGGTCTCTTATAGTATGCTGTCCCGGGAGGATTATGTGCTGTTATCTGAAGCCCGGGTGTCTACTTTAAGTGGGCCGAAGAGAGAGATAATTTATGACATCTTTCAAGACTATGAACAGATGAAGATGGAGAAAGGTGAATTTGATTTGGCGGATTTAGTAATTGATCTTCATTGTCGACTTAGACATGAAAGATATATGGGTGATGTAATGGATTTTGTATACATTGATGAAGTGCAGGATCTTACCATGAGACAAATTGCTCTTTTTAAGTATATCTGCAGAAATGTAAATGAGGGTTTTGTTTTCTCTGGTGATACAGCACAGACTATTGCCAGGGGGATTGATTTTAGGTTCCAAGATATACGATCACTCTTCTACAACGAGTTTGTAATGGAATCGAGTGatggaagaaaagagaaaggtcAAGTCTCAGAGATTTTCCATTTGAGCCAGAATTTTCGTACTCACGCTGGTGTTCTCAAGTTATCACAGAGTGTTATTGAACTTCTTTATCGGTTTTTTCCTCAATCTGTTGATATTTTGAGTCCAGAGACCAGTCTTATTTATGGTGAAGCTCCTGTTTTACTTAAACCTGGAAAGGATGAAAATGCAATCATAACTATGTTCGGAAACAGTCAAAATGTTGGTGGGAATCGGTTTGGTTTTGGAGCAGAGCAGGTTATTTTAGTGCGTGATGATTGTGCTAGGAAGGAAATTTCAGGTTATATTGGGAAGCAAGCTCTCGTTCTTACTATACTGGAGTGCAAGGGCCTAGAGTTTCAG GATGTGTTGTTGTACAACTTTTTCGGGTCATCACCTTTAAAAAATCACTGGAGAGtaatatatgaatatatgaaGGAACAAGATTTGCTAGACTCCACTGCTCCTAGCCCAAGTTTCAGTCAGGCAAAACACAATCTCTTGTGCTCTGAACTGAAGCAATTATATGTGGCTATCACTCGTACCAGGCAAAGGTTGTGGATTTGTGAAAACACAGACGAGCTGTCCAAGCCTATGTTTGACTATTGGAAGAAATTATGCTGTGTACAAGTTACACAACTGGATGAGTCTCTTGCAAATGCAATGCGAGTTGCTAGCACCCCTGATGAGTGGAAGGCAATGGGTATGAAG CTCCTTCGTGAGCATCACTATGAGATGGCAACAAGGTGCTTTGAAAGGGCAGAAGATACCTATTGGGCAAGGCTGGCTAAGGCTCATGGCCTTAAAGCAGCAGCTGAACAGAAGCGTGATTTGAATCCCGATGCGGCTCATGTTGATCTTAGGAAGGCTGctgaaatatttgaagaaattgGCCAGGCTCATCCTGCTGCCAAATGTTACTTTGAGTTAAATGAGTATGAAAGAGCAG GTAGAATTTATCTGGAAAAATGTGGGGAATCTGATCTGGAAAAAGCTGGAGAATGTTTTTCTCTGGCAGGACTGCATGAACGGGCAGCTGAAGTGTATGCTAGGGGGCACTTTGTCTCAGAGTGTTTGTCCGCATGCACAAAAGGAAAATTCTTTGACTTGGGTTTGCGGTACATCCAATACTGGAAACAACATGCAACTACAAGTAATGTTATGACCAAGAGAAGTAAAGAAACAGAGAAGATAGAACAAAAATTTTTGGAGAGTTGCGCACATCATTATCAAGCACTTAAAGATAATAGAACAATGATGGAATTTGTTAAAGCTTTTCACTCCATGGAGTCAAAATGCAAATTCTTAACAACATTAGACTGTCTTGATGAGCTTCTGCGGTTGGAAGAAGAATTGGGTAACTTTTTGGAGGCTGCAAACATTGCAAAACTAAGTGGGGAGATTCTGCTTGAGGCTGAAATGCTGGGTAAGGCTGGAAATTACAGAGATGCATCAATCCTTTTTCTCTGTTATGTGTTGTCCAACTCTCTTTGGGCATCTGGAAGCAGAGGTTGGCCCTTAAAGCAGTTTGTGAAAAAGGAGGAGCTCTTAACAAAAGCCAGGTTATTTGCAGAGAGGGAGTCAAAGTACTTCTACGACTTTGTCTGTATGGAGGCTAGCATTTTGTCTGATGAACAGACTAGCTTGTTTGAGTTGAACCAATGTTTGAGCACTTCCCTAAGACATAAAAGTGTCAGAGGTGAAATATTATCTGCTCGAAAAATTATTGATGCTCATCTTAATTCCAATGCCACAAAGTTTGAGTGGACAGATGAATGGGTTTATGATCTGAAGCAGCATTCAGAAGTAAGACTTTCCCAGAACTGTATTTCAGTTGAAACATTGCTATACTCTTGGAATGTTTGGAAGGAGAACATTGTTAACGTGCTGGAGTTTCTTGGACTTGATGAAACCCAAGATGTTAAAGACTATGCTAGTTATGGAGAATTCTGTTTGAACTACTTGGGTGTGAGGAAGCAATCTAAAAATCTGAATCTAATCTATGCTTTGCTTAACCCTGACGCCGATTGGGTAAGAGAAGTCGATGACAGATTTATTCGAAGGACTGGTAGGTTGGTTTATGTTGATGGCCATCAGTTTGCTTCTGCTGCTCAGAGTTATTGGAGTTCAGAGTTATTCTCTATTGGCACTAAGGTGTTGGAAAATCTCAAAGTCCTCTATAATCAATCAACCGGGAAGTCATTGTCTCTGTTCTGCCAAAGCAAGTCGCTTATTCACATGTTTGAGGTTGCaaaatttcttttgaagcttAAGTTTCTTGACCGCAGATGCCACGCTGCCAGAACACTGCAGAAATTCCTTAATATATTGACTGAGCAATTTTGTTCGAAAGTTTTTCCTTTGGACTGGAAAAAGTCATCAACAGAGAACATGGTTTCCCTCAGAGAAACTGAGCTCTCcagaattttatttaaaaaggcTATTTCTACAAGCATCAGCATGAAAAATGAGTTGACTCATGGGCAAATTGGAAGAGTGGCCTCTTGGATTCTTGGGACAGGTAAGCAGACTACTGAACTATATGAGAAGATTGCAGAGAGGTTTGCTGTGAATCCACCATGGAAGGCATTCATTAACAATCTCAGTGGGAACAAAGGATCAGGATTTCCCCAGGGTTCAGTGCCTATCCATGAATCTCAAAAGCATGTGTCTCTGGTTTCGAGGCTTGATGAAGCATTGAGAGATACCTACAATGCTAACTGGAGACAAAGTGATTATATATCACCTGGTTATTTCTTGTATCTTGTTGATCGCCTCCTGATTTTGGTGACTTCCTCTCAGGAGTACTGTTTCACTACCAAGTCTTCATATATTGAGTGGCTTATTTTCCAGGAATGGAATAGCAGCCCAAATCCTGGTTTTGTAGCAAATCAGCCATTTCCTTTTGGAGAGACTCTTGATTATGTTGCCCGCATAACTCAAGAGCTCCTTTACAATAAACACGACACGGTGGAATGGATTAGAAAATCCAATATCAATTTGGAGGAATACTATCCGCTGTTGTTGCTGAGATTGGTTATTATAATTTGTTTGCTTTGTGTGAATGTGAGCGTGGATGATGGGAAATATGTTGGGATACTCTTCCATTTGTTTGAGATGAGTGACATTACTTCACAATTACCCCAAGACTTTTGTGATGTGCTTAGGAGAAGAAGGAAACGTAATCAATTCAGCATAGACATAAATGTGTTTGCCAAAGCATTTAGAAAAGTTGATGATCCTCTCGTGATAGTGAAGTTGCAGAGAGATTCTTCAGAAGTGTCATGCCCAGATGCCATTTTCATAGACATGACACTCAACCAAAGCAGACAGGACCTTTTACGTGTCTTGTTTCAAAGAAGCATCAATTCATCCAGCACAAAACTTCCCTCAAACAGTAGTGCAGCCTCGAACTTATCTTCTGGGGTGGGTTGGGCCTTGAAGTCTCAGAATGATGAAGTTATAGGAGGCAATCCAGAAAACAATTATGAGCACTTTTGGGATTTTCTTGATGCATTGGACAGAAGTCCTATGAAGAACTTCTTGCCTAATGTCCCTAGGGTTAAG TTGGAGGTAGAGAATAATATTCGCCTTATAACTTCAGTGCTGGCTGCCTTTCATAAGAACCCTGCAGAAGGTGAAGATGTAAACCTTTGTTGGGAATTGAATTTCATGCTTGACGAATTGAGGCAGCTTTCTTCTACATTGAATGCGAG aaataaTAGTTCAAGAATTAGAGAGCTTGTCCTAAGGTTGAAGTCAAGAAAGCCACGAGTCGAGCCTCTGTTGAACCGGCTATTTCTGCAGAAGGATTCAACTGCAGTAAGTGAGGCATCATCAGCTACCACCATCCCCTCTGGTATGCAAAACCAAGTAGACAAAGGCAAAGGCGAGGCTGAAGAAAGTGAAGAGGATGATGGGGTTAATACCAAAACCCCAAGCAACTCTAACAATGGGGAAACTGAAAGCAAGGAGGGAAAGGGAAAACGAAAAGCCaagaagggaagaaaaggaaaaggtggGAGAAAATAA